In the Sus scrofa isolate TJ Tabasco breed Duroc chromosome 6, Sscrofa11.1, whole genome shotgun sequence genome, one interval contains:
- the PLA2G2D gene encoding group IID secretory phospholipase A2 precursor codes for MELPLLCFLVAFAGVIPAQGGILNLNKMIKQVTGKVPFFSYWPYGCHCGIGGRGEPKDATDWCCHAHDCCYSHLKGHGCRTHLDHYRYTFSQGTVQCSDKGSWCERELCACDKGVAFCMKRNLDSYKKHLRYYWRPHCKGQTPVC; via the exons ATGGAACTTCCCCTGCTGTGCTTCTTGGTGGCATTTGCTG GTGTGATTCCAGCCCAGGGTGGGATCCTGAACCTGAACAAGATGATCAAACAAGTGACCGGGAAGGTGCCCTTCTTCTCCTATTGGCCCTACGGCTGTCACTGTGGAATCGGTGGCAGAGGTGAACCCAAAGATGCCACAGACTG GTGCTGCCACGCCCACGACTGCTGCTACAGTCACCTGAAGGGCCATGGCTGCCGCACCCACTTGGACCACTACAGATACACCTTTTCCCAGGGGACCGTCCAGTGCT CTGACAAGGGGAGCTGGTGTGAGCGAGAGCTGTGCGCCTGTGACAAGGGGGTGGCTTTCTGCATGAAGcggaacctggacagctacaagaaGCACCTGCGTTACTACTGGCGGCCGCACTGCAAGGGCCAGACCCCAGTGTGCTAG